In Juglans microcarpa x Juglans regia isolate MS1-56 chromosome 8D, Jm3101_v1.0, whole genome shotgun sequence, the following are encoded in one genomic region:
- the LOC121242349 gene encoding protein FAR1-RELATED SEQUENCE 6-like, which yields MGPRTPYIATSSATSARGCSEDRPDCRKTKVPCTNSIVDEESKEDRPESQETNDYTIGSPQLVQTGGDDIIEEPRSGMEFNSYYKDYAKKCEFGVMTQRSEMGDDQSIRYVTLGCAHGGKARIKSLNVAKPRPTGKMDCKARINALKVERKMRLTTVHNTHNHSLSPKKSRFFRCNREVSETVKRVLDTINLAGIWLNKIFRSLIIGAGGFENLPFLKKDCRNYIDKACHLRLGASGAEALRDYFFRMQYKNNGFFALMDLSDDERLKNCMDGIPPKAIITDQDRAMKNAIANIFLESQHRFCLWYILKKISEKLVSYAAYKSGLKSHLMKCVYDTQTIEEFDKCWDGLLNTYDLYENVWLKSLYDECQHWVPVFLKEHF from the exons ATGGGACCTCGGACTCCTTACATCGCTACAAGCTCCGCAACGAGTGCAAGGGGTTGTTCAGAGGATAGACCCGATTGTAGGAAAACTAAAGTGCCATGTACAAACTCAATTGTTGATGAAGAAAGTAAAGAGGATAGACCCGAATCACAGGAAACCAACGATTACACTATCGGTTCACCACAGTTAGTGCAAACGGGTGGTGATGATATAATTGAGGAGCCAAGGTCGGGAATGGAATTCAATTCTTATTATAAGGATTATGCTAAGAAATGCGAGTTTGGGGTGATGACACAAAGGAGTGAGATGGGAGATGATCAAAGTATCAGATATGTCACTCTTGGTTGTGCCCATGGAGGGAAGGCCCGGATTAAGAGTTTGAACGTCGCAAAGCCACGCCCGACAGGAAAGATGGATTGTAAGGCAAGGATTAATGCCTTAAAGGTTGAAAGAAAGATGCGGTTGACAACAGTCCATAATACACATAATCACAGCCTCAGTCCAAAGAAATCTCGTTTCTTTCGTTGTAACAGAGAAGTGAGTGAGACTGTAAAAAGAGTCCTAGATACAATCAACTTGGCTGGGATCTGGTTGAATAAGATTTTCAGATCTCTTATCATTGGTGCAGGTGGCTTCGAGAACCTCCCATTTTTGAAAAAGGATTGTCGGAATTATATTGACAAAGCATGTCATCTACGACTTGGTGCAAGTGGTGCTGAAGCACTTcgagattatttttttaggatGCAGTACAAGAATAATGGTTTTTTTGCATTGATGGACTTAAGTGATGATGAGAGGCTAAAGAAT TGTATGGATGGTATACCTCCAAAAGCTATTATTACTGATCAAGATAGAGCAATGAAAAACGCAATTGCTAATATCTTTCTAGAAAGTCAGCATAGATTCTGTCTATGGTATATACTGAAGAAAATTTCTGAGAAACTTGTGTCATATGCTGCCTACAAAAGTGGACTAAAAAGCCACCTAATGAAATGTGTGTACGACACTCAAACAATTGAGGAGTTTGATAAATGTTGGGATGGGTTACTTAACACATACGATTTATATGAGAATGTCTGGTTGAAAAGTTTATATGATGAGTGTCAGCATTGGGTACCAGTATTCTTAAAAGAGCACTTCTag